In Salinigranum marinum, one DNA window encodes the following:
- a CDS encoding quinone-dependent dihydroorotate dehydrogenase codes for MSLYELVRHGLFALPAETAHTTGTTLLRAAQGTPIESATRARLRVDDDRLAVTAFGQSFPNPIGVAAGFDKNAKVPAMLAALGFGHVEIGGVTAERQPGNPKPRLFRLREDRAIVNRMGFNNHGADAVGERLAAARLPDVPVGLNIGKSKSTPLEEAASDYLYTFERCGDAVDYTVVNVSSPNTPGLRELQHRDALEEILGALLDAGARPLLVKLSPDLPERAVDEALAVVDDLALDGVIATNTTTSRPASLHSSHRAERGGLSGRPIESASTTFVSRVARRTDVPVVGVGGVSDAASAYAKIRAGASLVQLYTALVYEGPTVARDINLGLRRLLERDGFDHVSDAVGADL; via the coding sequence ATGAGTCTCTACGAACTCGTCCGTCACGGGCTGTTCGCGCTACCCGCGGAGACGGCACACACCACGGGAACGACGCTCCTGCGTGCCGCACAGGGGACGCCGATCGAGTCCGCCACGCGTGCGCGGTTGCGCGTCGACGACGACCGCCTCGCGGTGACGGCGTTCGGTCAGTCGTTCCCGAACCCCATCGGGGTCGCGGCCGGCTTCGACAAGAACGCCAAGGTCCCGGCGATGCTCGCCGCGCTCGGGTTCGGCCACGTCGAGATCGGCGGGGTGACCGCCGAACGCCAGCCGGGGAACCCGAAGCCCCGGCTGTTCCGCCTCCGCGAGGACCGCGCGATCGTCAACCGGATGGGGTTCAACAACCACGGTGCCGACGCCGTCGGCGAGCGGCTCGCGGCCGCGCGCCTCCCCGACGTTCCGGTCGGGCTCAACATCGGGAAGTCGAAGTCGACCCCGCTCGAGGAGGCCGCGAGCGACTACTTGTACACGTTCGAGCGGTGCGGTGACGCCGTCGACTACACCGTCGTCAACGTCTCCAGCCCGAACACACCCGGGCTCCGCGAACTCCAGCACCGCGACGCACTCGAGGAGATACTCGGCGCGCTCCTCGACGCCGGTGCGCGTCCGCTCCTGGTGAAACTCTCGCCGGACCTCCCCGAAAGAGCGGTCGACGAGGCGCTCGCTGTCGTCGACGACCTCGCCCTCGACGGCGTCATCGCGACGAACACGACCACGTCGCGACCGGCGAGCCTCCACTCGTCCCATCGGGCCGAGCGTGGTGGCCTCTCCGGCCGTCCCATCGAGTCCGCGTCGACGACGTTCGTCTCGCGCGTCGCCCGGCGGACGGACGTTCCGGTCGTCGGCGTCGGCGGGGTCTCGGACGCGGCGAGCGCGTACGCGAAGATCCGTGCGGGAGCGAGCCTCGTCCAGCTGTACACCGCCCTCGTCTACGAGGGGCCGACCGTCGCCCGCGATATCAATCTCGGTCTCCGGCGGCTGCTCGAGCGGGACGGCTTCGACCACGTCTCGGACGCGGTCGGCGCCGATCTGTGA
- a CDS encoding helix-turn-helix domain-containing protein: protein MATNRTPDPDERYSEEACVVIDSLEQIGSQWRLIVLHDLQEGEKRFNELKRSTGSSARTLSRVLDDLQEMGFVDRRLEEDAPVATYYSLTEKGCSLSPVFDAIERWAETWLDGDDDAAEAVDSLTS, encoded by the coding sequence ATGGCAACGAATCGAACCCCCGATCCCGACGAGCGCTACAGCGAGGAGGCGTGCGTCGTCATCGACTCGCTCGAACAGATCGGCTCGCAGTGGCGACTCATCGTCCTCCACGACCTCCAGGAGGGCGAAAAGCGGTTCAACGAACTCAAGCGCTCGACGGGATCGAGCGCACGGACCCTCTCGCGCGTGCTCGACGACCTCCAGGAGATGGGCTTCGTCGACCGTCGGCTCGAAGAGGACGCCCCGGTCGCGACGTACTACTCGCTGACCGAGAAGGGGTGCTCGCTCTCGCCGGTGTTCGACGCGATCGAGCGCTGGGCCGAGACGTGGCTCGACGGCGACGACGACGCCGCCGAAGCCGTCGACTCGCTCACGTCCTGA
- a CDS encoding type IV pilin, with protein sequence MTDTDGDGDGDRLLNVLGAVLALFIVVGVVGVVLAGVSGPSSTGADAPDADWTLDRVNGSHVRIAHTGGDAVSAADLVVTVDGVRRRVAWDGLVAEGDTGTVRADSGMIVELYWTNDVGERIKLRGWRDT encoded by the coding sequence ATGACTGACACCGACGGTGACGGCGACGGCGACCGCCTCCTGAACGTTCTCGGGGCCGTCCTCGCGCTGTTCATCGTCGTGGGCGTGGTCGGCGTCGTCCTCGCCGGCGTCAGCGGGCCGTCGTCCACCGGTGCCGACGCTCCGGACGCCGATTGGACGCTCGACCGGGTCAACGGTTCGCACGTCCGGATCGCCCACACTGGCGGCGACGCCGTCTCGGCGGCCGATCTCGTCGTGACCGTCGACGGCGTCCGCCGTCGTGTCGCGTGGGACGGCCTCGTCGCCGAGGGGGACACGGGAACCGTCCGCGCGGACAGCGGGATGATCGTCGAACTCTACTGGACGAACGACGTGGGCGAGCGGATCAAACTCCGGGGCTGGCGGGACACGTGA